GGCCGGTACCCGGCCGGTATTGCCATGTCCCGTCACAGCGCCTCCCATCACCACCAGGCGCTTCACACGCTGGGGCAAGCCGGGATCAAGCTTCAGCGCCAGGGCAAGATTGGTCAGGGGAGCCAGGGCAACCAAAGTGATTTCACCAGGACGTGCACACGTCAGCCGTAGCAAGGCAAGCGCGGCGTGCTCACTCTCCACGCTTGTTACCGGCTCGGGAAAACCAACGTCACCCAAGCCATCCCGACCATGCACAAACGCGGCATCTTCTTCAGGCAAGCGCACCAGCGGCGTTGGACAACCGGCAAAGATGGGCGTCGACGCACCCACCAGATCGACCAGCGTGCGCGCATTACGCACGGTATGGGAGAGTCCGACATTGCCAGCGGCAATGCTTAAACCCAATACGTCGGCATGCGCATGCGCCATCAGAGTCGCTAACGCGTCGTCCACGCCGGGATCGGTATCGATCAAGAGTTGTGGTTTGCTCATAGCTTTGGGAATCGGGAATCGGGAATCGGAGGCTAACACGTAGTTCGAGCGCGCAAAGGTTTGTGCTTTTACTCATACGCCAGTAATACAGGCGATACTGGGGGTCTGAAGAAAGCGCGCACCAAGTCTGGCCAAGAGGCCATGTCAGCCAGTTGCGCGTGCACACGATCAATCAGTTTCTCGCCCGCACGCAGTGGACTCCGCGCAACGCAGGTACGTACTGCCGGTTAACGCTAAGACCCGGATCGACCACCCTCACACCAACTCGGTCCTCGACCTGGCCAACATGGCGTGAA
The sequence above is a segment of the Dyella sp. M7H15-1 genome. Coding sequences within it:
- a CDS encoding nucleoside hydrolase, coding for MSKPQLLIDTDPGVDDALATLMAHAHADVLGLSIAAGNVGLSHTVRNARTLVDLVGASTPIFAGCPTPLVRLPEEDAAFVHGRDGLGDVGFPEPVTSVESEHAALALLRLTCARPGEITLVALAPLTNLALALKLDPGLPQRVKRLVVMGGAVTGHGNTGRVPAEFNVGFDPEAAHIVFEGFSDFDLVDWELTLRHAFDEAEFDEWLAEGDRRAAFFARVFQVARETSRRSGRHGIIVADALAMAVAIDPSVVVRSERRHVGVELDGRLTRGATVVDWNSRLKLPARANVVLELDQPKFAAMVRRALGAEKLR